A segment of the Alistipes communis genome:
CGTCCGGAATCGCAGGACGAACCGACAACTGCCTAACAATTCAAGGTTTTGCGCCATAAGTCCGGCGAGGAAGACAACTATTGCGCCAGGATCGTATGGTAAACTTTTTCGATGAACGTTTCATAGTCATTCAAGATGACTCCCGGCTCCATCGGACCGAACTCAACCTCCGACAGCATGACCGAACAATCCTGATTTCGATAATAGCCCATATATCCATCTTCGGCTCGCAGGACCCGATCGGCAGTTCACCGTGCAGGACGGCGGGCCGCTTTTGGGCGAACCTCGTGCGTCTCAGGCAGGTCGCGACGGACAGTTATTCGCCCGAAGTTATTGGAGATGGTGCTGCGGACGGCCAACCGAGTCCGATCCGTTTGCGAAACCGGAAGGCATGTCGCTCAGTCGACGATAAGATGCGCTTTTACCCGATAAATTTTCTGTATATCCTTGCTTTTGACGACCATTTCGTCGAACCCGGCCTCGCACGAAGCCGTCAGCCGTACCGACTGTGCGCCGGCTTCCAGATGGAGCTGCCGCAGCGTCACGATCTTGCGCGTCACGACGACATACATGCCGCCGGGGATAACCGACTCCACATCGGACTCCTTCAGAAAAACCAGCGTTCCGGCAGGCAGCGTATCGCCCATCGCACGGCCGTAATAGTAGAGCGCGCAGTCGGCATCGTCGCCCATCGGCAGCACGACGTACCCGTCGGGACTCAACAGCTCCACGCCGCGGATCGACTTTTCGACATCAGCATTGAAAAAGGGTATCTGCGCGCCGCGGTCCTCGCTTCCCGAAACGAACATCTGGCCCCTGCCGGTCAACAGCCACAACAGGTCGATCTGCGGAAAATGCTGGACGATCCGTTCGCCGAGTTTCCGGGAGATGCCGTTGTGCCCCCGTTTGATCTGGTAAAGATTTTCACCGCGGGAGAGTCCGATATAACGGGCAAAATAATTCGTCGTCATGTTGGCCCATTTGACGACACTCTCGATTCTTTGCCAATTATTTTGATTTTCGTGCATTATTTCAAATTTTTTTTGCATCTTTGCATCATCATTTGGTCTCGTAGTTCAATGGATAGAATATAAGATTCCGGTTCTTACGATGTGGGTTCGATTCCCGCCGAGACTACTTTTTATCTTATTTTCAGTCACTAACCCCTTTCGATTCATTCTTATATTTTACTACAAAATTAATAACAAATTTCTATTCTCCAATAAAAAATAGCAAATTTAGGCAACTTGATATTGTAAAAGGGTTTTATCGATCTTCCGGTACCGGAAATGAATTCCGACAAAAAAATGCACAAATGTTTCCGAAAGGCGGAAACGGGAGCGAAATAGAAAAGTCCGGCAATGTTTCGACATCGCCGGACTTATTTTTACCGAAACCTTCTCAATAAGTCAGACGCACGCCCAACTGCAAAGACAAATTGACCGGCGAAACCGTCCGGGCCGTCCGCAACGCGGTTTCCGTCAGGTAATAGGAGACGCCCGGTTCGAAGTAGAGGGCCGTCCGCCGCGTAAAATCGTACTGCACACCCGCGTTGGCGGTCAACGACCATTGCAGCTCCTTTTCGGCGACGGACTCGGAGCCGAATTTCGCATAGAGGCACTTTTCGACCATTCCGCCGGCACCCAGATAGAGCTTCCAGTCGCCGCGCGACAGAAAATCCCAGTTGACACGCAGCGGAATACCCAGCATGTGAAGCGTCTGCGAGAACGACTCGTCATTCTGCGATACCCTGACATCCGAACGCAACAGCGAATAGACCAGACCGCTTTCGAGCGACAATCCGTATCCGAATTCCTTGCGAACGGAGATGCCGAAACTGAGCGGTTGCTTATGCCGGTAAAGATAATCGTCGTAACCGCGTTTCATTCGGAAAATGCCGCTCGAACTGAGCACATGAGAGGGCGAAGCCGAAGCCAACGGCGTCGCCCGCCCCGACGACACCTGCTGCGCCGTCGGCAATCCGGCGGCGAAAAGCCCCACCGACGTCCGCCGCTGCACCCGCTCCGGTTCGAAGGAACGCCGTGCGGCTTCCCCGGGAAGCGTGCGGGCGATCGTCCGCTCCGACGAACGCGAGGCGGCGGCCTTTGCGGCAGGTTGCGCCTCTTTCTCCTCGGCTACCGCTTCTTCCCCGGCCGCAGAGGGTTCCGCATCCGACGGTGCTGCGGCTTCCGTCTCGCTTCGGGACGACCGCACCTCCGCTAACGCATCGCCCGAGAGAGTCTGTACCGACCCGTCGGCCGCAACGATCGCAGCCGGCCGACTTTCGGCCAAAGCCTGCCGAACCTTCGCTACCAGCGGCGCCGGGGCTTCGGAGAGTGCCGTCAGCGCCTCGTTCCGCAACGGTTCGTCATCATATAAAAGCTGACCGTCCGCCGTCGTAAGTTCTCCGGCAAAGAACGTTGTTTGTCGATCACCGTCCACAACACCTTGATTTACGACAGTCTCACCTATTAATACGGCAATCGCTACGACGGCGGCGACGGCAGCTATTTTTTTCCAGGCGGGAGTGAAAGCCCTGCGCCGCCGGCCGGCAGCGGCCAAGTCGCGCTCCAGCGCCTCCCAGCCTCCTTCCGGCAACGACTCGTCGGCACCTCTCAACTTCTCCCGAACCGTTGCAATCCACCGTTCCTCCCGCTCCATCCTATTCCGTTTCATTTGTCCTTTACATACTCCTTAATGCGTCGCGCCAACAAGGCCTTTGCGCGAAACAGCTGCGACGACGAGGTTTTCTCACTGATTCCCAACCGCTCCGCAATCTCCCTATGGGAGAGCTCCTCGATACAATAGAGGTTGAAAACAGTCCTGTATCCGTCGGGCAGCTCGGCGATCAACCGTTTCAGATCGTCGTAGGGCAACCGCTCCATTTCGTCCGACGTCGGCTCTTCATAGCGTTCGGGCAGCCGGTCGACCGTAGTCGGATAGTGCAACCGCCGCTTCTGACGCAGCGCTTCGAGCGAAACGTTCACCGCGATCCGTTCCATCCACGCCCTCAAGGAACCCTCGCCGCGCCATGAAAAACGGTCGATTGCCGCGAACACCTTGATAAAACAGTCATGGAGCAGATCCTCGGCCGTCGCCCGATCCCCGACATAACGCAGGCAGATACCCAACAAACGTCCTCCGAAACGAGTATACAGCTCGCGGCGGGCATCGTTATCTCCGGCTTTACAACGCTCTGCGAGTATCCGTTCCTCCATGCTCATCGTTCGTCATATAATAAATGGTGTCCTCTCCCGAATACTGCATCCCCGTAAAAAAAATATTTTTTTATCTCTTTACGCAGTATTTCGTACTTTCGTGCGTTTATAGAAAGGAACAAATTTAGAAATAAAATAGCTAAACCCATGAAAAAGTTCAAATTATTTCTCCTCGCGGCGGTCGCGGTGCTGCCCGTGCTCCAGTCCTGCAACGACTCCGACGTAGAGGGCGCCGACAGCATGGCGCTCGTGACCATCCTCAATCCGGGCGGATTGAGCGGGACGTTCTATTTCAAGGCGGACAACGGACAGACGCTCTATCCTTCGCAATTCGCCGTACCTACCGGCGGCTACAATCCCGAAGACGGACAGCGCGCCTTCATCTATTACTCGCTGCTCGAAGAGAAGAGCCAACAGTACGACTACAACATCAAGCTCTACGGCATCAGCGAAATTCTCACCAAGGACGTCGAAGAGATGAATGACTCCAACGAAGCCGAGTTCGGCGACGAGCCGATCGAATTGGTGAAACTCAGCGGCGAGGACAGATTCGACTGCCTGATCAGCGCCGGATACTTCACCTGCTCCTTCCAGATCAAAGTCACCGGAAGCGAGAAACACAAGATCAGCTTGGTTCGAAGCGCTTCGGCGGACGATACCGAAGACCCCGACTACACGCTGCTCGAACTGCGCCACAAACCCGACGACATGGGATCGGACACTCCCGTAGCGAGATCCAGCATGGCTTCGTTCAAACTCAACTCCTACGATCCGGCCGTCACTCAGAAGAAAGGTCTCAAAATCCGCTATAAGGATTTCGACGGGAATCTGCGTACGGCGCTGATCGATTACACGGAATAGACACATCCCATCTCAATTAATAAATGATTCAACCGGAAGGTCTGTCCGCTGCGGCGGACAGGCCTTTTTTCTTTTGCGGGAAAAGTCCGCCGCATCGCCGCAAGGCGATGACGGCGTTTTTTGAAGCGGCGAATGCGGAGATTTTCCGAAAAATAAGTATATTTGTAACACGATTGCATGTTTCGGGTACCGGCAGCCGCAACCTGTTACAGTCAGGCCGCAGGCGGGGAAAGAAGGATCCGTAAATGCAGCCGCCGCTGCGAATGGCGGCGACCGGAAAATGAAAAACCGTACCGGAACTACCGGCATACCGGAACATACGATTACCCTTTGTAACCATGTCTACGATCCGAAACATAGAGAGCGATCTCGAATTCGAAAATAAAATCCGCCCGCAGGAGTTGCAGAATTTCGCCGGACAGGAGAAGATCGTCGAAAACCTGCGCATCTTCATCCAGGCGGCCCTCATGCGCGGCGATTCGCTCGACCACGTATTGCTGCACGGCCCTCCCGGACTGGGCAAGACCACACTGGCGAACATCATCGCCAACGAGATGCACTCCCAGCTCAAAGTCACCTCCGGCCCCGTTCTGGACAAGCCGGGCGATCTGGCGGGCCTGCTGACGAACCTCAATCCGGGCGACGTGCTCTTCATCGACGAAATCCACCGCCTGAGCCCCATTGTCGAGGAGTATCTCTATTCGGCCATGGAGGACTACAAGATCGACATCGTGCTCGACAAGGGTCCTTCCGCCCGTTCGATCCAGATCGAACTGGCGCCCTTCACGCTCATCGGCGCCACGACGCGCAGCGGCCTGCTGACCTCGCCGCTTCGCGCGCGTTTCGGCATCCAGTGCCATTTGGAGTACTACGACACCGCGGTGCTGTCGGGAATCGTGAAACGTTCGGCACGCATTCTCGACGTTTCGATCGACGACGACGCGGCGATCGAAATCGCCCGCCGTTCGCGCGGCACCCCCCGTATCGTCAACGCCCTGCTGCGCCGCGTGCGCGATTTCGCCATGGTCAAGGGCGAGGGGCACATCGACTTGGCGATCACGCGCATGGCACTCACAGCACTCAACATCGATGCGCGCGGGTTGGACCAGATGGACAACCGCATCCTCCAAACGATCATCGGCAAGTTCAACGGCGGCCCTGTCGGGCTGAATACGATCGCCACCGCCGTGGGCGAAGATGCCGGAACGATCGAGGAGGTCTACGAACCGTTCCTCATCATGGAGGGGTTCCTCAAACGCACCCCCCGCGGCCGCGAAGCCACCGAAACGGCGTTCCGGCACCTGGGACTCACGCCGCCGACGCTCGGCGACACGCTCTTCTGACGGGATTTCCCGACCGGAGTGCGGCATAAACTGGACCAAACCAACACTGAAACAGATATGTTACACCCCTCTCTTCCGTCTCGGACCGGCTTTCGTTCCACGATCGCCGGTCTGGCGTAGCGTGTATCCTCTGCGGCTGCTCTTCCAGAATCTACACCTCTCTTACCGAGGCGGGCGCCCCGCTTCCCGCCGACAGCGTCAGGCTCTTTACGGAAGATCTCCCGCGGCCCGCTTCGTCGCGCAAAATCGGAGAACTGACGATATCGAGTTCCTCGGAAAATGCCGACGAACGCAATCGGGAAGCAGTCGATCTGGCCGTCCGCGCGACCGCCGGCATCGGCGGCGACGCCCTCTCGGTCACGGAACAGAACGAAACCGCGACCTCCAACGGCACGACCTATACCCTGAGCGCCGACCTGCTCCGCATCGACGGCAGGGACACCTCCGCGACGATGCGGTTCGATCCGCCGCTGCGGCTCCGTTCGAAACATCCTGCCAAGGTTATCCGACGGATGAACGACCGACAGCGGAACCGCCTTCCCCGCCACCTGTTCTACGGCAGTGCCGGAGCGGGGTTCGTCGTCAGCGATCTCTACACGATCGACGGAGCGCCCTATGACGGGAGCACCGCCGGCATCGCCTACAACGCAGGCTACGACTATTGTTTCGCCCGCGGTTTCACGCTCGGACTCCGCTACGCCTGCTTTCGCATGAAAGCCGAACTCTCCATTCCCCACCCGATAGCGCCAATATCGAGCGTCCTACGGTGCAACATCGGCACCCACTACGCGGCACCCGAAGCGGGATATTCGTTTCGCGTCGGAAACAAGTTCATGTTCTCGGCACTCGCCGGCATCGGCTACGTCAACTACTTCGAGCGGATGGAAGGCACACGGTTCTCGCTCGACGGATTCGGTACGCACGGCATCGTGCGTGCGACGCTCCTCCTTTCGAAACGTCTCGACATCGGCGCCGAAGTCGGCGGTTACAGCTCCTACTTCACCTCTTCCGCGCTTGAAACGGCGGATTTCGACGGACACGCCGGAATAAAATATGTCAGTATCGCAATGGGTCTTCATCTCCATTTTTAAAAAACATCGTTTTATTTTTAATAAATCTATTTTAAAAACTAATATTTTTTATTAACTTGCGGGCGTGATAATTGTTTGACATACCGGTAAAATTTAGCTTATGGACACGAACGAATTGATGAAGGAAGCGCTCGCCTATCACGCCGAAGGAGGCCCCGGCAAAATCGAAATCCGGCCGACGAAACCCGACGCCACCCAGTACGATCTCTCGCTGGCCTACTCGCCCGGCGTGGCGGCGCCGTGTCTGGCCATCGCCGACGATCCGGCCAAGGCGTACGACTATACGATCAAGGGCAATCTGGTGGCGGTCATTACCAACGGAACCGCCGTACTGGGACTGGGCGACATCGGCCCGCTGGCCGCCAAACCGGTCATGGAGGGCAAATGCATGCTTTTCAAGCACTTCTCCGGAATCAACGCCTTCGACATCGAGATCGATACGACCGATCCGGAGGAGTTCATCGCCGCCGTCAAGCGAATCGCCCCCACCTTCGGCGGGATCAATCTCGAAGACATAAAAGCTCCCGAATGTTTCGAGATCGAACGGCGGCTCGTCGAGGAGCTGGACATTCCGGTCATGCACGACGACCAGCACGGAACGGCGATCATCGCCTCGGCAGCGCTCATCAACGCGATGTACCTGAGCGGGAAACGCATCGACGAGGCGCAGATCGTCGTCAACGGCGCCGGTGCGGCCGCCATCGCCTGTGCAAGGATGTTCCTCGCGCTCGGCGCGCGCCGCGACCAGATCACGATGTGCGACAGCCGGGGCGTAGTCACGACCCGCCGCACCGACCTCAACCCCGTCAAGCGCGAATTCGCGACCAGCCGGCCGGTCACGACGCTGCGCGAAGCGCTCGTCGGCGCAGACGTCTTCCTGGGCGTTTCGACGGCCGGCGTGCTCGACGCCGACATGGTGCGGTCGATGGCCGGCAACCCGCTGGTCATGGCGCTGGCGAATCCCGATCCCGAAATCTCCTACGACGAGGCCAAGGCGGCACGCCCCGACGTGATCGTCGCAACGGGCCGTACAGACTACCCCAATCAGGTGAACAACGTGCTGGGATTCCCCTACATCTTCCGCGGCGCACTCGACGTCCGCGCCCGCAAGATCAACGAAACGATGAAACTCGCCGCTGCGCACGCACTCGCGGAGCTGGCACGCGAGGAGGTTCCTGCGGAGCTGGCTGCCGCCTTCGGCGTCGACCGGCTCGAATTCGGCCCCGACTACCTGATCCCGAAACTGACGGACCCGCGCCTGCTCGGCCGCGTCGCCCCCGCCGTAGCCCGCGCGGCCGTCGAATCAGGCGTGGCGCAGCGCCGTCCCGACATCGAATAAACGCAAAGACGGGAAGTCTTCCTTCCGGAGAACTTCCCGTCTTTGTTTTCTTAATTCCTACTCGGCCGACAACCGCTGCCAGACCAGCCGTGAAATCTCGGCGATCAGCGCCGCGGTCTCCCCGTCCGAAAGCGCCGTTTCGGCGACGTAGACGCAGATCGCATACCCGCTGCCGTCGGGCAACTCGACATACCCCAGATCGTTGTCGGCGATCTTCACTCCCCGCGCATCCCGATCCGACGAACCGGTCTTGTGCCCGATCGTCGTCCCGTCGGGAAGTCCTGCCCGCAGTTTATTCATCCCCGTGGTCGTCGTGCACAACGTCTGCCAGAGAAAATCGCGGTATTCGGATGCGAACAGACTGTCGTGCCGAAACCGATCCAACAGCAGCGCCATCGCCTCCGGCGTCGCACGGTTGCGGCGCTGGGCATCCGGCGCCCCGCTCATCTCCCGCTCCGTCATCCGGAAATCGAG
Coding sequences within it:
- a CDS encoding PorT family protein: MKRNRMEREERWIATVREKLRGADESLPEGGWEALERDLAAAGRRRRAFTPAWKKIAAVAAVVAIAVLIGETVVNQGVVDGDRQTTFFAGELTTADGQLLYDDEPLRNEALTALSEAPAPLVAKVRQALAESRPAAIVAADGSVQTLSGDALAEVRSSRSETEAAAPSDAEPSAAGEEAVAEEKEAQPAAKAAASRSSERTIARTLPGEAARRSFEPERVQRRTSVGLFAAGLPTAQQVSSGRATPLASASPSHVLSSSGIFRMKRGYDDYLYRHKQPLSFGISVRKEFGYGLSLESGLVYSLLRSDVRVSQNDESFSQTLHMLGIPLRVNWDFLSRGDWKLYLGAGGMVEKCLYAKFGSESVAEKELQWSLTANAGVQYDFTRRTALYFEPGVSYYLTETALRTARTVSPVNLSLQLGVRLTY
- a CDS encoding RNA polymerase sigma factor, whose product is MEERILAERCKAGDNDARRELYTRFGGRLLGICLRYVGDRATAEDLLHDCFIKVFAAIDRFSWRGEGSLRAWMERIAVNVSLEALRQKRRLHYPTTVDRLPERYEEPTSDEMERLPYDDLKRLIAELPDGYRTVFNLYCIEELSHREIAERLGISEKTSSSQLFRAKALLARRIKEYVKDK
- a CDS encoding NigD1/NigD2 family lipoprotein, with translation MKKFKLFLLAAVAVLPVLQSCNDSDVEGADSMALVTILNPGGLSGTFYFKADNGQTLYPSQFAVPTGGYNPEDGQRAFIYYSLLEEKSQQYDYNIKLYGISEILTKDVEEMNDSNEAEFGDEPIELVKLSGEDRFDCLISAGYFTCSFQIKVTGSEKHKISLVRSASADDTEDPDYTLLELRHKPDDMGSDTPVARSSMASFKLNSYDPAVTQKKGLKIRYKDFDGNLRTALIDYTE
- the ruvB gene encoding Holliday junction branch migration DNA helicase RuvB, with the protein product MSTIRNIESDLEFENKIRPQELQNFAGQEKIVENLRIFIQAALMRGDSLDHVLLHGPPGLGKTTLANIIANEMHSQLKVTSGPVLDKPGDLAGLLTNLNPGDVLFIDEIHRLSPIVEEYLYSAMEDYKIDIVLDKGPSARSIQIELAPFTLIGATTRSGLLTSPLRARFGIQCHLEYYDTAVLSGIVKRSARILDVSIDDDAAIEIARRSRGTPRIVNALLRRVRDFAMVKGEGHIDLAITRMALTALNIDARGLDQMDNRILQTIIGKFNGGPVGLNTIATAVGEDAGTIEEVYEPFLIMEGFLKRTPRGREATETAFRHLGLTPPTLGDTLF
- a CDS encoding malic enzyme-like NAD(P)-binding protein produces the protein MDTNELMKEALAYHAEGGPGKIEIRPTKPDATQYDLSLAYSPGVAAPCLAIADDPAKAYDYTIKGNLVAVITNGTAVLGLGDIGPLAAKPVMEGKCMLFKHFSGINAFDIEIDTTDPEEFIAAVKRIAPTFGGINLEDIKAPECFEIERRLVEELDIPVMHDDQHGTAIIASAALINAMYLSGKRIDEAQIVVNGAGAAAIACARMFLALGARRDQITMCDSRGVVTTRRTDLNPVKREFATSRPVTTLREALVGADVFLGVSTAGVLDADMVRSMAGNPLVMALANPDPEISYDEAKAARPDVIVATGRTDYPNQVNNVLGFPYIFRGALDVRARKINETMKLAAAHALAELAREEVPAELAAAFGVDRLEFGPDYLIPKLTDPRLLGRVAPAVARAAVESGVAQRRPDIE